A window of the Limanda limanda chromosome 8, fLimLim1.1, whole genome shotgun sequence genome harbors these coding sequences:
- the rps13 gene encoding 40S ribosomal protein S13, with the protein MGRMHAPGKGLSQSALPYRRSVPTWLKLTSDDVKDQIFKLAKKGLTPSQIGVILRDSHGVAQVRFVTGNKILRILKSKGLAPDLPEDLYHLIKKAVAVRKHLERNRKDKDAKFRLILVESRIHRLARYYKTKRVLAPNWKYESSTASALVA; encoded by the exons ATGGGTCGCATGCACGCTCCCGG AAAGGGCTTGTCCCAGTCAGCTCTGCCTTACAGGCGCAGTGTTCCCACT TGGCTGAAACTCACATCTGATGATGTCAAGGACCAGATCTTCAAGCTGGCCAAGAAGGGTCTGACCCCCTCTCAGATCG GTGTGATTTTGAGGGATTCTCATGGTGTGGCCCAAGTACGTTTCGTCACTGGAAACAAGATCCTGAGGATCCTGAAGTCCAAGGGACTGGCCCCTGATCTGCCCGAGGATCTGTACCACCTGATCAAGAAGGCTGTGGCCGTCAGGAAACAtctggagagaaacagaaag GACAAGGATGCCAAGTTCCGCCTGATTCTCGTTGAGAGCAGGATCCACAGGCTGGCCCGTTACTACAAGACCAAGAGAGTACTGGCCCCCAACTGGAAGTA